The Candidatus Zixiibacteriota bacterium genome contains the following window.
AGATAGGCGTCAGCCATGATCTTCTCTTTTATTGCGACAAGCGTGATATCATCATTCTGTTCTGCGCCGCTGGTGAATTCGAGAATATCTTCATTCAGTTTCTCGGTGAATTCATCCGGGGTCAGCCGCGCATGATCCTTGATGAAATACAAGAAACGCTCCATGCCGTATTGATCTCGTTCAGGATTCATGGCTTCAGTGATGCCGTCCGTGTAAATCACAAGGATGTCATCCTTCTTGAGATTGACTGACTCCGACGATATCGTCTCCTCGAAATTCAAACCATCCGGAAGGGTTATACCTACAGGAATCCCTTTCGGATTAAGAAAATAGGTTTTGTCTTCTGCCATGCGATACAGGATCATCGGATTGTGGCCGGCTGAAGCGAACGATATTTTGCGATTGCGCGAATCGAGCACAACCAGGAATATGGTTACGAACATGCCCTTCTTGACATCGTCCGTAATGAATTCGTTCACCCGGCTCAAAACATCGACAGCCGACTTATTTCCACGTGCTTCCAGACGCACCGCAGTGCGGATCATCGTCATTACGAGTGATCCGGGGACGCCCTTGCCGGAAACATCGGCGACGATTATTCCCAGTGTCTCTTCATCGATCCAGACAAAATCGAAGTAATCCCCGCCAACATCTTTTGCAGCACGATAGATAGTCGAGATATCATAACCTTCTATGTCAGGGAACTGCTTTGGCAGAAGCGTCTGCTGAATCTCCTGAGCCACCTGCATTTCTTTCTGCAGGCGTTCCTTCTCGACCTCGTCCTTCTGTGCCTCCTTGATCTTGACCGTCATTTCGTTGAATGCCTGAGCGATGGCACTGAATTCATCGACGCCATCAACCGGAAGAGGTTCATTTGTATCGCTGGTGTTGAATCTCCTTACACCTTCCGTGATCTTTTGAATCGGTTTCACGAAGTAGTTGGCAAGCACATAAGTGGCGATGATGCCGACAATATAGCTGAGAATCGCTATAAGGAAGATCCCTTTGCGAGACTGAGTTATCTCTGATTTCCAGAACCTGTCGGACACACCTACGCTGACGGTGCCCAGCGACGGATTGTCTGGAAATATCGGTCTCGAGATATGATAGACTGCTGCCGAGTCATAAGTCACTTCCTGAATCTGTCCGAACTCCAGGTCAGAGTATCCTTCCGGGTAGCTGTATTCCGTGTATATGGAAGACGGGGCCTCGGTGCTGGCTCTGATCAACCCCGCACCGTCTGTGATGACGAGATAGACCACCTGGTGATTTTCGTTCTTGAAGTTCAGTGCAAGCTCGTCGAATTCGGGGTCTGATCGATTATTCATGATCAGAGGTGCGGTCTGACTCGAGATGGTGCCGGAGAGATTCTCGATATCGGACATGAAGTCGCGTCTGTAAGCGTCAGTGGTGCGAGAGTCGAAGTAGAAGTAGGCGGCCGTTACGATAAGAAAGAGAGTTGCCGCGGTCCAGAGAGAGAATTTCGCCCGAATGGTAAGCCCGGGAGTCTTCGGCAGAATAACTTTGGCAGGCTTCGGGAGTCTCTTGACCATCCGGAGTTGATTCTCACCCTTAACAGTTCGGTAGCTGACATCGTCCATTACCTTTCGGATGAGGTAAATTCCGAGGCCGCCTTTGCGCCCCGTCTCGATATACCTTTCCAGGTCGGGTGATCCGGCTGCGGCGAAGTCGAACGACCGCCCCGTATCGGACACAGTGAATACTATACTTCTCCTGGTGAGTGTTATCTGGAGTTTTATCGTCCCGGACGCATACAGGTATGCGTGCCGAATGACATTAGTGCATGCCTCTTCCACTGCGAGAAGGATACTGTCCACATCTCTCTTCGAGAGCGTGGTTTCTCTGCAAACCGTTTCGACATAGGTTTTGATCTCCCGAAGCTGCGACTCTTTGGCCGGGAATGTTACGAGAGATTCCTTTATAGTTCTGCCGCGCATTTGCGTCAATCCAGTCCGCTATTTGTCTCTTCTGAGTTTCGCCTGTCCAATGTTTGTCAAAGCTTCTCTGTTGCCCGGGTACTTCTCCAGCACTTTCTCCCAGGCGTCGATAGCCTCATCGTATTGCTTATTTCTGAAATAGCCAAGTCCGTCAAGATACAATTTCCAGTACTCAGTGTCTTGTCTCAGCTCATCGAGAGTGATTGTCTCGGCCTCCACTCTATCCATAATTCTGATGTATTCTATCGCAGTAGCATTGTTCTGATCCAGCGTGAGCACTTCGGTGAACAGACTGCGCGCCTGCGCCGTATCACCCTCAGCATAAGTCTCCAGTGCATCCCTCAGCCTCTGATCTATCACCATAAGCCGCTTTGCCCGTGCAACCTTCTCTCTCACGATCGGCAAATCAGGCTTCAGTTCCAACGCTCTGTTCCAGCTAACCACTGCCTCGCCATAGTCCTGTACAGAAAATCTGGCATCCCCATTCGATATGTGAACCTGCACACGGCGAGCGACAGCAGCGTCGATTCTCGCCAATCCATCCAGCGCCGCTACATTTGTTGAATCCAGCTTCAGTGCCTGATTGAGCTCCTCTCTTGCCTCTCCAAGCTTGCCCTCATTGAGAAGGCTCATTCCGTTGGCCACGCGATCCGTCACCATACTTCCGACAGCCCGCTCTCGACTTTTCTCTTCGATCTGGCTCTCCGTCTGCTCATTCTTGAGTTCACGAATTCTCTGCATCAGACGTATTGCCTCTTCATGTTCAGGTTCATATCCGATCAGCTGACTGCACAGCAATGATGCCGAATCGAGATCATTGCGACTGAACGCGTCGAATGCAGACTGCCACAGCCCATCGATGCGGGAGCGGTTTTCTTCATCACGGCGCTGGCTTTCACGCAATAGTCCTCGCTCAATCCTATGTTGCCTCTGCTCAGATACGGTTGGACCGAAAAACAGCGTCAATCCAAACCTGTGACTTGCTCCCAGCACATCGTTTGATTTGTACGCGTAATCAGCACCCAGGAGCCTGTACCTTATGCCAGCTCCAAAAGTGATATCCTCACGATCATATCCGCCTCGGACCAACATATACTTCATGAACATCAATTCCGCGCCGAAGTGCCTGGAAGCGGGCTGGCCCTCTGTTTTGTCGAAGTCCATCGCCGCTATCACGCCAAAGCTCCTTTCGGCGTTCATCCAGTTCACGGCGGCTCCGAATTTGATGTTGTACGGAATACCTTCTTCCGCCCGCAAGAGCTTCATCTTGCCCGCAATTACATCCTGAACATTCACACCGAAAGATACCATGCTGAACGGTTGGAGCAGCAGCCCCGCATCGATACTAGCTGTGCTCGAAGAGAAACCAGCCAGACTCTGATCGACAAGTTTGATGTTTGCCCCGCCATGAATCCAGCGGTAGATGCTGCGCGCATAAGACAACCAGTATTGACCATTGCTATAATCGTACGTCCCTAAAGGCCCATACTCATCGCGAAATTCGATGCCGCCGGTACCTATCTTCATACCGCCGACACCAATTGTTCCAAAGTCAAGAATCGGCCACGCTGCTGCGGCGAAATCGTAGCTCGTCTCTTCATAAAGCGTAACATGAGTCCATATCAACTGTCTGTATTCAAGCAATGACAGACAGGCCGGATTCCAGTAAACAGACGATACATCACCGGGAATAGCCGAGAACGCTCCCCCCATGCCAAGAGCGCGGGTTCCGGCACCGAGCACGAAGAGAGACTCGCGCCCTCCCTGCGGTTCTGCCTGCACCAAGCCTGCCAGAACAAGCGCAATCGCAAGAATCATCACGGCTATGCGGAACCTCTCCCTCATTTCACCACCGCTATCTTAGTTCTTGCATCTCCGCCCGACGCAACCTTCAAGACCGCAATGTACACACCATTATTGACAGTCTCTCCCCGGCTATTGCTGCCATCCCAAATTAATACGTTTCGACCAGCAACCGCACCAGCGGACCCCGAGGCGATTTCTTCCGAGAAAACCAGTTCTCCAATCAATGTGAAGATTTCCAGCGTGATATCAGACGGTCCTGCGAGGTAGTAGACTATGTTTGTGCTTTCGTTCCCTGCTGCGAATGGATTCGGGTAATTGAAAAAAGACGATTCGAGTTCCCGGGGCACCATACCAAAACCCGCCTTGAAGTAGAATG
Protein-coding sequences here:
- a CDS encoding SpoIIE family protein phosphatase, yielding MRGRTIKESLVTFPAKESQLREIKTYVETVCRETTLSKRDVDSILLAVEEACTNVIRHAYLYASGTIKLQITLTRRSIVFTVSDTGRSFDFAAAGSPDLERYIETGRKGGLGIYLIRKVMDDVSYRTVKGENQLRMVKRLPKPAKVILPKTPGLTIRAKFSLWTAATLFLIVTAAYFYFDSRTTDAYRRDFMSDIENLSGTISSQTAPLIMNNRSDPEFDELALNFKNENHQVVYLVITDGAGLIRASTEAPSSIYTEYSYPEGYSDLEFGQIQEVTYDSAAVYHISRPIFPDNPSLGTVSVGVSDRFWKSEITQSRKGIFLIAILSYIVGIIATYVLANYFVKPIQKITEGVRRFNTSDTNEPLPVDGVDEFSAIAQAFNEMTVKIKEAQKDEVEKERLQKEMQVAQEIQQTLLPKQFPDIEGYDISTIYRAAKDVGGDYFDFVWIDEETLGIIVADVSGKGVPGSLVMTMIRTAVRLEARGNKSAVDVLSRVNEFITDDVKKGMFVTIFLVVLDSRNRKISFASAGHNPMILYRMAEDKTYFLNPKGIPVGITLPDGLNFEETISSESVNLKKDDILVIYTDGITEAMNPERDQYGMERFLYFIKDHARLTPDEFTEKLNEDILEFTSGAEQNDDITLVAIKEKIMADAYLLTRRKKLLDLVEKNGMPVKEACEEMGVSASSYYKYRKRYDMYGDEGLLNKQLRVDSTPRMLSFEDRRMLLAAIREHPEYGTARLKSELDNDKYGSIKVDENILYEELVRLRLNTKRLRLEFVARESRSLTSAEKETLAKEQQRFQKKVELDKKAYLDLVKASAAAGDNGRNKMIPELIERLSGAGLAEEDVREFLEAVVNDQTVTNKDQIFSLVEKLSERASQIVETRPGKRVLDQSRFNKADLSAWKKAEEKGIDLNSLDNEDETSSFDFNEYAEKMSAEEHGSKKHA
- a CDS encoding PorV/PorQ family protein, producing the protein MRERFRIAVMILAIALVLAGLVQAEPQGGRESLFVLGAGTRALGMGGAFSAIPGDVSSVYWNPACLSLLEYRQLIWTHVTLYEETSYDFAAAAWPILDFGTIGVGGMKIGTGGIEFRDEYGPLGTYDYSNGQYWLSYARSIYRWIHGGANIKLVDQSLAGFSSSTASIDAGLLLQPFSMVSFGVNVQDVIAGKMKLLRAEEGIPYNIKFGAAVNWMNAERSFGVIAAMDFDKTEGQPASRHFGAELMFMKYMLVRGGYDREDITFGAGIRYRLLGADYAYKSNDVLGASHRFGLTLFFGPTVSEQRQHRIERGLLRESQRRDEENRSRIDGLWQSAFDAFSRNDLDSASLLCSQLIGYEPEHEEAIRLMQRIRELKNEQTESQIEEKSRERAVGSMVTDRVANGMSLLNEGKLGEAREELNQALKLDSTNVAALDGLARIDAAVARRVQVHISNGDARFSVQDYGEAVVSWNRALELKPDLPIVREKVARAKRLMVIDQRLRDALETYAEGDTAQARSLFTEVLTLDQNNATAIEYIRIMDRVEAETITLDELRQDTEYWKLYLDGLGYFRNKQYDEAIDAWEKVLEKYPGNREALTNIGQAKLRRDK